A single genomic interval of Macadamia integrifolia cultivar HAES 741 chromosome 6, SCU_Mint_v3, whole genome shotgun sequence harbors:
- the LOC122082153 gene encoding uncharacterized protein LOC122082153 — protein sequence MDPSSSRWWNTFLVTLFITVAARCGYEELSKTTTQCRHKMEKLRERYHSDKKRSSLSLWPYFNLMERMKFGPFPIGALPIVAIDLHRNRDDDYEDDDDGDGDEDDDDDDDDEANKSRSINHILRRPLMASPYPQQWNDGGHGGGVAGPPGASRFLRNPMLHKRKSFGMDEEGEEEEGVDPISELASWLEHLGKGLFGYRI from the coding sequence ATGGACCCTTCTTCATCTCGTTGGTGGAACACCTTCCTCGTCACCCTCTTCATCACCGTCGCTGCTCGGTGCGGCTACGAGGAGCTCTCGAAGACTACTACTCAGTGCCGCCATAAGATGGAGAAGCTTCGCGAGCGCTACCACTCAGACAAGAAACgttcgtctctctctctttggcctTACTTCAACCTCATGGAACGGATGAAATTTGGGCCATTCCCGATCGGGGCCCTTCCCATTGTCGCCATCGATCTGCATCGTAACAGAGACGATGactatgaagatgatgatgacggAGACGGAGACgaagacgatgacgatgatgacgacgacgaagCTAATAAATCTCGAAGCATCAATCACATACTTCGCCGACCACTAATGGCCTCACCGTATCCTCAGCAGTGGAATGATGGTGGTCATGGCGGTGGAGTAGCAGGGCCTCCTGGGGCTTCTAGGTTCTTAAGGAATCCGATGCTTCACAAGAGAAAATCTTTTGGGATGGAtgaggagggggaggaggaagagggagtTGACCCGATTTCAGAATTGGCTTCGTGGTTAGAGCATTTGGGGAAGGGTTTGTTCGGATATAGAATATGa
- the LOC122082154 gene encoding prostatic spermine-binding protein-like, with protein MALAVGEQIKEHTSLVLIGSDTEDDESEFEGHVESDEEPSEGEISEVEDNDDDDKSEDSDDGDESDARSDDKYKDWDNSDYQGPWNNDEDDESGYYSPRDPGGYSVYAISEDDPMINPIDAIQLAIPICMEEDGSTSDSESSEDFGDHENIFDYHENSVADLKEKMCDIYVRLDAMKL; from the exons atggcattggcagtaGGTGAACAAATCAAGGAGCACACCTCCCTAGTCcttatagggagtgacacagaagatgatgagtctg AATTCGAGGGCCATgtggaatctgatgaagaaccaagtgagggggaaatcagtgaagtaGAGGACAATGACGATGATGATAAGAGTGAGGATTCAGATGATGGTGATGAATCTGATGCTCGAAGTGATGATAAGTACAAGGACTGGGATAACAGTGACTACCAGGGACCTTggaataatgatgaagatgatgaatctgggtATTACTCACCAAGAGATCCAGGAGGGTACTCAGTGTATGCTATCAGcgaagatgacccaatgattaACCCGATAGATGCTATCCAATTGGCAATCCCAATCTGTATGGAGGAAGATGGGTCCACATCAGACTCAGAAAGTAGTGAGGACTTCGGAGATCACGAAAATATCTTTGACTATCATGAGAATTCTGTGGCAGATCTTAAAGAAAAAATGTGTGATATTTATGTGCGCTTAGACGCGATGAAGCTCTGA